From Halomicrobium zhouii, a single genomic window includes:
- a CDS encoding acyl-CoA thioesterase yields the protein MYERSWTVRFSDTDPFGIAHYPRIVDALHETSDMFMQEIGFPFWEISREEGYGLPLVEMNFEFENPVAAGDDVTVELTPVPGTRSVRFEYVARNDGEVAFWGYEQRVCARTDGEGAIELPDDLRLALEEYVED from the coding sequence ATGTACGAACGCAGCTGGACCGTCCGGTTTTCGGACACTGACCCGTTCGGCATCGCCCACTACCCGCGCATCGTCGACGCGCTGCACGAGACCTCGGACATGTTCATGCAGGAGATCGGGTTCCCGTTCTGGGAAATCTCCCGGGAGGAGGGATACGGGCTCCCACTCGTCGAGATGAACTTCGAGTTCGAGAACCCGGTGGCGGCCGGTGACGACGTCACCGTCGAACTGACGCCCGTACCGGGGACCCGGAGCGTGCGGTTCGAGTACGTCGCGCGCAACGACGGGGAAGTCGCGTTCTGGGGGTACGAACAGCGAGTCTGCGCCCGGACGGACGGCGAGGGGGCGATCGAGCTCCCCGACGACCTCCGCCTGGCGCTCGAGGAGTACGTCGAGGATTGA
- a CDS encoding acetate--CoA ligase family protein, with protein MSDLIADARADGRLTLTEAEGKQLLADAGVAVPPFEVCASADAAVEAAESIGLPVVVKVSSPAVTHKSEWADGAGVAVGLDSPTAVTDAATRIFEAAAERGLDVDVLVERAQDVDAGTEVIVGGIRDPSFGPVVLTGLGGVFTEVFEDTSHRIAPVDRREARAAIEELQAARLLEGYRGSDPVDVDALAAVVEAVGDLVTEHAIAELDVNPVLATADGAVALDALVVLEDGA; from the coding sequence ATGTCTGACCTGATAGCCGACGCACGCGCCGACGGACGACTGACGCTGACCGAAGCGGAGGGGAAGCAGTTACTCGCCGACGCCGGCGTCGCGGTCCCGCCGTTCGAGGTGTGTGCGAGCGCGGACGCGGCCGTCGAGGCGGCGGAATCGATCGGACTCCCGGTCGTCGTCAAGGTGTCCTCCCCGGCGGTCACGCACAAGAGCGAGTGGGCCGACGGCGCGGGCGTCGCGGTCGGACTGGACTCGCCCACCGCCGTCACCGACGCCGCGACCCGGATCTTCGAGGCAGCGGCCGAGCGGGGCCTCGACGTCGACGTCCTCGTCGAGCGGGCACAGGACGTCGACGCGGGGACGGAGGTCATCGTCGGCGGGATCCGCGACCCGTCGTTCGGGCCGGTCGTCCTGACCGGCCTGGGCGGCGTGTTCACCGAGGTCTTCGAGGATACGAGCCACCGCATCGCACCGGTCGATCGACGAGAAGCGCGGGCCGCCATCGAGGAGTTACAGGCCGCGCGCCTGCTGGAGGGCTACCGTGGGAGCGATCCGGTCGACGTCGACGCCCTCGCCGCCGTCGTCGAGGCAGTCGGGGACCTCGTCACCGAGCACGCCATCGCGGAACTGGACGTGAACCCGGTGCTCGCGACCGCCGACGGCGCGGTCGCACTCGACGCACTGGTCGTGCTCGAGGACGGTGCGTGA
- a CDS encoding Trm112 family protein → MADFENIYAEANPFVRAHFDCPSCGGKLWEYAIQGQMVCEDCRSVYPSDEIFSAQAEA, encoded by the coding sequence ATGGCCGACTTCGAGAACATCTACGCCGAGGCAAACCCGTTCGTCCGAGCGCACTTCGATTGCCCGAGCTGTGGCGGGAAGCTCTGGGAGTACGCGATCCAGGGACAGATGGTCTGCGAGGACTGCCGGTCCGTCTACCCGTCGGACGAGATCTTCTCGGCCCAGGCCGAGGCGTAG
- a CDS encoding fumarylacetoacetate hydrolase family protein, with product MRFVRYDGDQLGLLTADGTGVIDLTERLGLDGDEPLVEYMEGDYDASEYVDADPDHDRADVELGSPVGRPGKVIAAPLNYENHIEEALADRDITTDEWFSIKDKGYFLKAPSSVVGPDHGIELPFSDRRTDHEVELAFVMKDDVKDVSAAEAWDHIFGYTILLDISLRGDQDRSNRKSYDTFTVIGPCVTTADEIDDPQDLQMELALNGERRQYENTGDMVYTCADVVQYASLGATLETGDVVTTGTPEGVSELADGDTIDAEIEDVGSMTVDVTGRDVSYAAADVSKGGQN from the coding sequence ATGCGATTCGTCCGCTACGACGGCGACCAGCTTGGACTGTTGACAGCCGACGGCACCGGCGTCATCGACCTCACGGAGCGACTCGGACTCGACGGTGACGAACCGCTCGTCGAGTACATGGAGGGGGACTACGACGCGAGCGAGTACGTCGACGCGGACCCCGACCACGACCGCGCCGACGTCGAACTCGGCTCCCCCGTCGGGCGCCCCGGGAAGGTCATCGCCGCGCCGCTCAACTACGAGAACCACATCGAGGAAGCGCTCGCCGACAGGGACATCACCACCGACGAGTGGTTCTCGATCAAGGACAAGGGATACTTCCTGAAGGCACCGTCCAGCGTCGTCGGCCCGGACCACGGCATCGAACTGCCGTTCTCCGACCGTCGGACCGACCACGAGGTCGAACTGGCGTTCGTGATGAAAGACGACGTCAAGGACGTCTCCGCGGCGGAGGCGTGGGACCACATCTTCGGGTACACGATCCTGCTGGACATCTCGCTGCGGGGCGACCAGGACCGTTCGAACCGGAAGTCCTACGACACGTTCACCGTCATCGGCCCGTGCGTGACGACGGCGGACGAGATCGACGACCCGCAGGACCTCCAGATGGAACTCGCACTCAACGGCGAACGCCGCCAGTACGAGAACACCGGCGACATGGTGTACACGTGCGCCGACGTCGTGCAGTACGCCTCGCTGGGAGCGACCCTCGAGACGGGCGACGTCGTCACGACGGGCACGCCGGAAGGCGTCAGCGAACTCGCTGACGGCGATACGATCGACGCCGAGATCGAGGACGTCGGCTCGATGACCGTCGACGTCACGGGGCGTGACGTCAGCTACGCGGCGGCAGACGTCAGCAAGGGCGGGCAGAACTAA
- a CDS encoding methyl-accepting chemotaxis protein → MSSSGTPSRTGSDGLFDSPTDVDETERLRRERDFWRGVFEDFVAEFPEAVFVVDDDGQITHWNEKNEDIGGLTSEEAIGEVAHDLVGTEDVQETLAETVVRTDEPVREEEIRTGTDPDGNRWHIRASAVPLHAPDGRVAGSLELITQVTELVESRRAVETAQTRISDEVETAVVELLDASEEVADSSQYIESTALDKVDSLETIHGEIESLSATVEEIAAQTDDVADQSERVVEHAEASVEATDDALELMDEVADLADDLEGNRRALEGQVDDITDVFTAISDIVSQINILALNANIEAARSGGDADGFGVVADEIKELADQSRTEVDAIEETVETVTDIVARTAESIDHTGDRVERAVARTEDVRARQGDIAAAANETVDGMSEIGVATDQQAAGAEEITTMVEDAVTDLRAVVDEIGELTDANERHADRVREVRQRVRDVEGQLDTAGGIDGKSNDGD, encoded by the coding sequence ATGAGTTCATCAGGCACGCCCTCGCGGACGGGGAGCGACGGGTTATTCGACTCACCGACGGACGTCGACGAGACCGAGCGACTCAGGCGGGAGCGAGACTTCTGGCGGGGGGTCTTCGAGGACTTCGTCGCAGAGTTCCCCGAGGCTGTCTTCGTCGTCGACGACGACGGGCAGATCACACACTGGAACGAGAAGAACGAGGACATCGGCGGTCTGACCAGCGAGGAGGCGATCGGCGAGGTGGCCCACGACCTCGTCGGCACGGAGGACGTCCAGGAAACGCTCGCGGAGACGGTCGTCCGAACCGACGAGCCCGTCCGCGAGGAGGAGATACGCACCGGAACGGACCCGGACGGGAATCGGTGGCACATCCGCGCGTCCGCCGTGCCGCTCCACGCACCTGACGGACGGGTGGCCGGGAGCCTGGAACTCATCACCCAGGTCACGGAACTCGTCGAGAGCCGCCGCGCCGTCGAGACGGCCCAGACCAGGATCAGTGACGAGGTCGAGACCGCGGTGGTGGAGTTACTCGACGCGTCGGAGGAAGTCGCAGACAGCAGCCAGTACATCGAGTCGACCGCCCTCGACAAGGTCGACTCGCTGGAAACGATCCACGGGGAGATCGAGTCACTGAGCGCGACAGTCGAAGAGATCGCGGCCCAGACCGACGACGTGGCCGACCAGAGCGAACGGGTGGTCGAACACGCGGAGGCGTCGGTCGAGGCCACCGACGACGCGCTCGAACTGATGGACGAGGTGGCCGACCTCGCCGACGACCTCGAGGGGAACCGCCGCGCGCTCGAAGGACAGGTCGACGATATCACCGACGTCTTCACCGCGATCAGCGACATCGTCTCCCAGATCAACATCCTGGCGTTGAACGCCAACATCGAGGCCGCACGGAGCGGCGGGGACGCTGACGGGTTCGGCGTGGTCGCCGACGAGATCAAGGAACTCGCCGACCAGTCCAGGACGGAGGTCGACGCCATCGAGGAGACGGTCGAGACGGTCACCGACATCGTCGCCCGGACGGCCGAGAGCATCGACCACACCGGCGACCGGGTCGAGCGGGCCGTCGCGCGGACCGAGGACGTCCGGGCCAGGCAGGGCGACATTGCCGCGGCAGCGAACGAGACCGTCGACGGGATGAGCGAGATCGGCGTGGCGACCGACCAGCAGGCCGCCGGCGCCGAGGAGATCACCACGATGGTCGAAGACGCCGTCACGGACCTCCGCGCAGTCGTCGACGAGATCGGAGAGCTAACGGACGCGAACGAGCGCCACGCCGACCGTGTTCGCGAGGTCCGCCAACGGGTACGTGACGTCGAGGGACAACTCGACACGGCGGGCGGGATCGACGGAAAATCGAACGACGGCGACTGA
- a CDS encoding cupin domain-containing protein has protein sequence MGQQEPEDLLELSTDTRSILERHDLRPLWEVEDDMGNVYDDLQANIWKWDDIQAAIDGIEDDVPIADLPPGFQRRVAVPINTALGNAISNTIYVGVQTVSPGETAPAHRHGANALRFTIDGHEDMKTVVAGEEFPMRDNDLVTTPQWEWHDHVNDSDETAAWLDVLDLPLVLDSLNARNTFENHELERQPVTKTQGYWDSQYGRARSEDDAKADGIPGPFDGIREATPPYRFKWSETLETLRQRAENDEPDPHDGYSLSYVNPAAGKPPLFPTMSFRAQLLQDATDPHFHNATEVYFVIEGEGATHVGDEALEWGQWDIFVVPPDAIHHHEPDDEAILLGMTDRPVFEAFNFYAEAEPS, from the coding sequence ATGGGACAGCAAGAGCCCGAGGACCTCCTGGAGCTGAGTACCGACACGCGGAGCATCCTCGAGAGACACGACCTCCGGCCCCTGTGGGAGGTCGAGGACGACATGGGCAACGTCTACGACGACCTCCAGGCGAACATCTGGAAGTGGGACGACATCCAGGCCGCCATCGACGGTATCGAGGACGACGTGCCGATCGCCGACCTCCCGCCGGGCTTCCAGCGGCGCGTCGCGGTCCCAATCAACACGGCGCTCGGCAACGCGATCTCGAACACGATCTACGTCGGCGTCCAGACCGTCTCACCCGGCGAGACGGCGCCCGCACACCGGCACGGGGCCAACGCCCTGCGCTTTACGATCGACGGGCACGAGGACATGAAGACGGTCGTCGCGGGTGAGGAGTTCCCGATGCGCGACAACGACCTCGTCACGACGCCCCAGTGGGAGTGGCACGACCACGTCAACGACTCCGACGAGACCGCGGCGTGGCTCGACGTCCTCGACCTGCCGCTCGTGCTCGACTCGCTGAACGCCCGGAACACCTTCGAAAACCACGAGCTCGAACGTCAGCCCGTCACCAAGACGCAGGGGTACTGGGACTCCCAGTACGGTCGCGCTCGCTCCGAGGACGACGCGAAAGCAGATGGCATCCCGGGCCCCTTCGACGGGATCCGCGAGGCGACGCCACCGTACCGGTTCAAGTGGTCGGAGACGCTGGAGACGCTTCGACAGCGGGCCGAAAACGACGAACCGGACCCACACGACGGCTACAGTCTCTCGTACGTCAACCCCGCAGCGGGCAAACCCCCGCTGTTCCCGACCATGTCCTTCCGGGCCCAGCTGCTACAGGACGCGACCGACCCGCACTTCCACAACGCGACAGAGGTCTACTTCGTCATCGAGGGTGAGGGCGCGACCCACGTCGGCGACGAGGCCCTCGAGTGGGGCCAGTGGGATATCTTCGTCGTGCCACCGGACGCCATCCACCACCACGAACCGGACGACGAGGCGATCCTCCTGGGCATGACGGACCGGCCCGTCTTCGAGGCGTTCAACTTCTACGCCGAGGCGGAACCGTCGTAG